Proteins encoded within one genomic window of Nonomuraea gerenzanensis:
- a CDS encoding sensor histidine kinase, producing the protein MTRRLHPGSAAALPPRSIGGFLPRSIGALLPRSIRARMTTAATLVAAAVFLGASALTLATVPENLHGAVHTRVELAIRRVASDARTGTLPAELRTPARVQLLRALSQTGEVLASSTAFPQDARVDAFRPKRPESVETTELDLARHPEEPRSRHLLMAITVRSPRGPVTVQAASSLADVDRALMWIHLMVFVGTPLILVIVAVLTWAAVSFALRPVGRVRAELAEITGQDLSRRVSVPPTGDEIADLADTTNHTLDRLERSAETQRRFVADASHELRSPISALRAQLEVANDYPDETDWPATGARALAAADRLTGIIDELLMLAKLDAGAVTQRRVVDLCRVAEEQISRRAGGRVPIHLHACASAPVFGSPVQLDRLLTNLLDNAARHAASRIDVGVTVRGDSVVVTVTDDGDGIAPEDRERVFERFTRLESARAKDKGGSGLGLPLSREIATAHGGSLMVADHGPGARFVAVLPLHRG; encoded by the coding sequence TTGACACGACGGCTCCATCCGGGCTCGGCCGCAGCGCTCCCGCCGCGCTCGATCGGCGGGTTCCTGCCGCGCTCGATCGGAGCGCTCCTGCCGCGTTCGATCCGGGCGCGGATGACCACGGCGGCGACGCTGGTGGCGGCGGCGGTCTTCCTCGGCGCGTCGGCCCTCACGCTGGCCACCGTGCCGGAGAACCTGCACGGTGCCGTGCATACCAGGGTGGAGCTGGCCATCCGGCGGGTCGCCAGCGACGCGCGTACCGGAACCCTGCCGGCGGAGCTGCGCACGCCGGCGCGCGTCCAGCTCCTGCGCGCGCTGTCGCAGACCGGCGAGGTGCTCGCGAGCAGCACGGCCTTCCCCCAGGACGCCCGGGTCGACGCGTTCAGACCGAAGAGGCCGGAGTCCGTCGAGACCACCGAGCTGGACCTGGCCCGTCACCCGGAGGAGCCCAGGAGCCGCCACCTGCTCATGGCCATCACCGTGCGCTCGCCGCGGGGCCCCGTCACCGTGCAGGCCGCCTCCTCGCTCGCCGACGTGGACAGGGCGCTGATGTGGATCCACCTGATGGTGTTCGTCGGCACGCCGCTCATCCTGGTCATCGTCGCCGTCCTCACCTGGGCCGCGGTCAGCTTCGCGCTGCGGCCCGTCGGGCGCGTGCGCGCCGAGCTGGCCGAGATCACCGGCCAGGACCTCAGCCGGCGCGTCTCCGTACCGCCCACGGGGGACGAGATCGCCGACCTGGCCGACACCACCAACCACACGCTCGACCGCCTGGAACGCTCGGCCGAGACCCAGCGCCGCTTCGTCGCCGACGCCTCGCACGAGCTGCGCAGCCCCATCTCGGCCCTGCGCGCCCAGCTGGAGGTGGCCAACGACTACCCCGACGAGACCGACTGGCCGGCCACGGGCGCGCGGGCGCTGGCCGCCGCCGACCGGCTGACCGGGATCATCGACGAGCTGCTGATGCTGGCCAAGCTCGACGCGGGCGCGGTCACGCAGCGCCGCGTGGTGGACCTGTGCCGGGTGGCCGAGGAGCAGATCAGCCGCCGCGCGGGCGGCCGGGTGCCGATCCACCTGCACGCCTGCGCGTCGGCGCCGGTGTTCGGCTCGCCCGTCCAGCTCGACCGCCTGCTGACGAACCTGCTCGACAACGCCGCGCGCCACGCCGCGTCCAGGATCGACGTCGGGGTGACGGTACGGGGGGACAGCGTGGTCGTGACGGTCACCGACGACGGCGACGGGATCGCGCCGGAGGACAGGGAACGGGTCTTCGAGCGGTTCACCAGGCTGGAGAGCGCCAGGGCCAAGGACAAGGGCGGCAGCGGCCTCGGGCTGCCCCTGTCGCGGGAGATCGCCACGGCGCACGGCGGCAGCCTCATGGTCGCCGACCACGGGCCGGGTGCCCGGTTCGTCGCCGTCCTTCCGCTGCACCGCGGCTGA
- a CDS encoding bifunctional metallophosphatase/5'-nucleotidase — protein sequence MTSRTLLRLLSAGAAAAAGIALAVAPAVASSGSHGDRGEHGRQTVPVRLLSINDLHGNLEPPSGSSSRILDPDGPLVDTDGTLTGIAGGKYSIAGGVSYLATHIKQAQNRNTLLLAAGDLIGASPLISAAYHDEPTLEVLGSLGLDTTSAGNHEFDEGYTELRRLMNGGCHPVDGCSPAGEWKGTDFDFLAANVLKEGTDQYALPPYYVKTINGVKVGFIGLVTATTPTIVTAEGIKGLQFTEEVAAANRASAHLARKGVKAQVVLVHEGDSITPNQSPDACSVNTANAGSRIARELSPQIDLVISGHSHQAYICKTADPAGQDRYYTQGSSFGRVLTQIDLQIDKRTKDVIRSSVQADNKVVTRTVTPDQQVEQQVQAWKARSAEVADRKLGTITADISNVVNNSSAATTKPETALGDLIADSQLEAAKAGGAEIALMNPGGIRTSLTYAQKGSEGDGVVTYGEAFEVQPFSNIVQVRTYTGAQLKALLEQQVWTPNPTTGAISHRILQVSSSLTYTFDTTKPVGSRVSDIKLNGTPVTDTQSIKIAANNFLMGGGDGFSVFTQSSDTWSGPIDLDTFTAYLGAHSPISPSPADRITFIK from the coding sequence ATGACGTCACGCACCCTCCTCCGGCTGCTCTCGGCCGGAGCCGCGGCCGCGGCCGGGATCGCCCTGGCCGTGGCACCCGCCGTCGCCTCCAGCGGCAGCCACGGCGACCGCGGCGAGCACGGCAGGCAGACCGTCCCGGTCCGCCTGCTCAGCATCAACGACCTGCACGGCAACCTGGAGCCCCCGTCCGGCTCCTCCAGCCGCATCCTCGACCCCGACGGGCCCCTGGTCGACACGGACGGCACCCTGACCGGCATCGCCGGCGGCAAGTACTCGATCGCCGGCGGCGTCTCGTACCTGGCGACGCACATCAAGCAGGCGCAGAACAGGAACACGCTGCTGTTGGCAGCCGGCGACCTGATCGGCGCCTCCCCGCTGATCTCCGCCGCCTACCACGACGAGCCCACGCTGGAGGTGCTCGGCTCGCTCGGGCTGGACACCACGTCCGCGGGCAACCACGAGTTCGACGAGGGTTACACCGAGCTGCGGCGCCTCATGAACGGCGGCTGTCACCCCGTGGACGGCTGCTCGCCCGCGGGTGAGTGGAAGGGCACCGACTTCGACTTCCTCGCCGCCAACGTGCTGAAGGAAGGCACGGACCAGTACGCGCTGCCGCCCTACTACGTCAAGACGATCAACGGCGTGAAGGTGGGCTTCATCGGCCTGGTCACGGCGACGACGCCGACCATCGTCACCGCCGAGGGCATCAAGGGCCTGCAGTTCACCGAGGAGGTCGCCGCGGCGAACAGGGCCTCGGCCCATCTGGCGCGCAAGGGGGTCAAGGCGCAGGTCGTGCTGGTGCACGAGGGCGACTCGATCACGCCGAACCAGAGCCCGGACGCCTGCTCGGTGAACACCGCGAACGCCGGCTCGCGCATCGCCAGGGAGCTGAGCCCGCAGATCGACCTGGTCATCAGCGGCCACTCGCACCAGGCCTACATCTGCAAGACCGCCGACCCGGCGGGCCAGGACCGCTACTACACGCAGGGGTCCTCCTTCGGGCGGGTGCTCACCCAGATCGACCTGCAGATCGACAAGCGCACCAAGGACGTGATCCGGTCGTCGGTGCAGGCCGACAACAAGGTCGTCACGCGGACGGTCACGCCTGACCAGCAGGTCGAGCAGCAGGTCCAGGCGTGGAAGGCGCGCAGCGCCGAAGTCGCCGACCGCAAGCTCGGCACGATCACAGCTGACATCTCCAACGTGGTCAACAACAGCTCTGCCGCGACCACGAAGCCGGAGACGGCGCTCGGCGACCTCATCGCCGACTCCCAGCTCGAAGCCGCCAAGGCGGGCGGTGCCGAGATCGCGCTGATGAACCCCGGCGGCATCAGGACGTCGCTGACGTACGCGCAGAAGGGCTCGGAGGGCGACGGCGTCGTCACCTACGGCGAGGCGTTCGAGGTCCAGCCGTTCAGCAACATCGTGCAGGTCAGGACGTACACGGGGGCGCAGCTCAAGGCCCTGCTGGAGCAGCAGGTCTGGACGCCCAACCCCACCACGGGCGCCATCTCGCACCGCATCCTGCAGGTGTCGTCCTCGCTCACCTACACCTTCGACACGACCAAGCCGGTGGGCTCGCGCGTGTCCGACATCAAGCTGAACGGGACGCCGGTCACGGACACCCAGTCCATCAAGATCGCTGCGAACAACTTCCTCATGGGCGGCGGCGACGGCTTCTCGGTGTTCACGCAGAGCAGCGACACGTGGAGCGGCCCGATCGACCTGGACACGTTCACGGCCTACCTGGGCGCCCACTCGCCCATCAGCCCCTCTCCCGCCGACCGGATCACCTTCATCAAGTGA
- the dcd gene encoding dCTP deaminase, with product MLLSDRDILAAIEAGRLGIDPFDPEMIQPSSIDVRLDRFFRVFENHRYPHIDPSVEQPDLTRMVEPQGDEPFILHPGEFVLASTYEVVSLPDDLASRLEGKSSLGRLGLLTHSTAGFIDPGFTGHVTLELSNVATLPIKLWPGMKIGQLCVFRLSSPAEHPYGSSKYGSRYQGQRGPTPSRSFRNFHRTTI from the coding sequence GTGTTGCTATCTGACCGTGACATCCTCGCTGCGATCGAAGCCGGCCGCCTGGGCATCGACCCGTTCGACCCGGAGATGATCCAGCCGTCCAGCATCGACGTACGGCTCGACCGCTTCTTCCGGGTGTTCGAGAACCACCGGTACCCGCACATCGACCCGTCCGTCGAGCAGCCGGATCTCACGCGGATGGTGGAGCCGCAGGGGGACGAGCCGTTCATCCTGCATCCGGGTGAGTTCGTGCTGGCCTCCACCTACGAGGTCGTCAGTCTGCCCGACGATCTGGCGTCGCGGCTGGAGGGGAAGAGCTCGCTGGGGCGGCTGGGGTTGCTGACGCATTCGACGGCCGGGTTCATCGATCCGGGGTTCACCGGGCACGTGACGCTGGAGCTGTCGAACGTGGCGACGTTGCCGATCAAGTTGTGGCCCGGGATGAAGATCGGGCAGTTGTGCGTGTTCCGGCTCAGCTCTCCCGCCGAGCACCCGTACGGGTCCAGCAAGTACGGCTCGCGTTACCAGGGGCAGCGGGGCCCCACGCCGTCCCGGTCGTTCCGGAACTTCCACCGGACGACGATCTGA
- a CDS encoding MFS transporter, producing the protein MKEEESGTDPRRRALVVCLISAFMTGLDVSIVNVALPSIRDGLHASDDGLQWTLSGYALTFGLLLVPAGRLGDARSRRTIFLWAVVLFTLSSAFCGFAWNMNVLIAARLVQGMAAGMLNPQVSGLIQQMFHGYERGRAFGALGATIGVSTAAGPLIGGALVTVFGADHGWRWVFLVNLPIGLVLLPLAYRLLPRPQLVHTRPESMDLVGVLLLGVGVAGLLLPFIQRHQWEGAGKWLLVPGAVVVLAGFVTWERFYRREPLVNLELFRKRSYSLGSVIALFYFAGFTGIFFIFTLYLQSGHGYSALLAGLAITPFALGSASAAMLGGHLVSRMGRRLVAIGLTMVIVGLLATMGATALVPGAGVGLATALPLLVAGMGSGLVISPNQAITLSEVPPSEGGSAAGVLQTGQRLGSAIGIAAAGTTFFGSLGEGWATAFRHGLVVVLSSVCIALAAALYDLIRSRHDRPPS; encoded by the coding sequence ATGAAGGAGGAGGAATCCGGCACCGACCCGCGACGGCGTGCGCTCGTCGTGTGCCTGATCTCCGCCTTCATGACCGGGCTCGACGTGAGCATCGTCAACGTCGCGCTGCCCTCCATCCGCGACGGGCTCCATGCCAGCGACGACGGCCTGCAGTGGACGCTGTCCGGCTACGCCCTCACCTTCGGCCTGCTCCTGGTCCCCGCCGGCCGGCTGGGCGACGCCAGGAGCCGCAGGACGATCTTCCTGTGGGCCGTGGTCCTGTTCACGCTCTCCAGCGCGTTCTGCGGCTTCGCCTGGAACATGAACGTGCTGATCGCCGCCCGCCTCGTGCAGGGCATGGCCGCCGGGATGCTCAACCCGCAGGTGTCGGGGCTGATCCAGCAGATGTTCCACGGGTACGAGCGGGGCCGCGCCTTCGGCGCGCTCGGCGCCACCATCGGCGTCTCCACGGCGGCCGGGCCCCTGATCGGCGGGGCGCTGGTGACCGTGTTCGGGGCCGACCACGGCTGGCGGTGGGTGTTCCTGGTGAACCTGCCGATCGGGCTGGTGCTGCTGCCCCTGGCCTACCGGCTGCTGCCGCGCCCGCAACTCGTGCACACGCGGCCGGAGAGCATGGACCTGGTGGGGGTGCTGCTGCTCGGGGTGGGTGTGGCGGGGCTGCTGCTGCCCTTCATCCAGCGGCACCAGTGGGAGGGGGCGGGCAAGTGGCTGCTCGTGCCGGGGGCGGTGGTGGTGCTGGCCGGGTTCGTGACGTGGGAGCGGTTCTACCGGCGTGAGCCGCTGGTGAACCTGGAGCTGTTCCGCAAGCGGTCGTACAGCCTGGGGTCGGTCATCGCGTTGTTCTACTTCGCCGGGTTCACCGGCATCTTCTTCATCTTCACGCTGTACCTGCAGAGCGGCCACGGCTACAGCGCGCTGCTGGCCGGGCTGGCGATCACGCCGTTCGCGCTCGGCTCCGCCTCGGCCGCCATGCTCGGCGGGCACCTCGTGTCGCGCATGGGGCGGCGGCTGGTCGCCATCGGGCTGACCATGGTGATCGTCGGGCTGCTCGCCACCATGGGCGCCACCGCGCTCGTGCCCGGCGCGGGGGTGGGGCTGGCGACCGCGTTGCCGCTGCTGGTCGCGGGCATGGGCAGTGGCCTGGTCATCTCGCCCAACCAGGCCATCACGCTGTCGGAGGTGCCGCCGTCGGAGGGTGGGAGCGCCGCCGGGGTGCTGCAGACGGGGCAGCGCCTCGGGTCGGCCATCGGCATCGCGGCGGCCGGGACGACGTTCTTCGGGTCGCTGGGCGAGGGCTGGGCGACGGCCTTCCGGCACGGGCTGGTCGTGGTGCTGTCGTCGGTCTGCATCGCCCTGGCGGCGGCCCTGTACGACCTCATCCGCAGCCGCCACGACCGCCCGCCGTCCTGA
- a CDS encoding nucleoside triphosphate pyrophosphohydrolase family protein, translating into MHLRELSEEIESISRRYADHLGIERDDTWFLLKLQEEVGELTQAFLMLTGRARTKGRTGAQLDADFRAELADVICHVLLMARHHGVDLETEIARKWLRWER; encoded by the coding sequence ATGCACCTGCGCGAGCTCTCCGAGGAGATCGAGTCCATCTCACGGCGGTACGCCGATCACCTCGGCATCGAGCGCGACGACACCTGGTTCCTGCTCAAGCTGCAGGAGGAGGTCGGCGAGCTGACGCAGGCGTTCCTCATGCTCACCGGCAGGGCCAGGACGAAAGGGCGCACCGGCGCGCAGCTCGACGCCGACTTCCGGGCGGAGCTGGCCGACGTGATCTGCCACGTGCTGCTCATGGCCCGCCATCACGGGGTGGACCTGGAGACGGAGATCGCGCGCAAGTGGCTGCGCTGGGAGCGTTAG
- a CDS encoding inorganic phosphate transporter yields the protein MDLTLGLVIGVVVIALVFDYTNGFHDAANAIATSVSTRALTPRAALFMAAAMNFIGAHLGTQVAQTVGKGIIDAPDGSHGLVIVAAGLIGAITWNLITWYFGLPSSSSHALIGGLVGSALASASVVHWDGVLEKVVIPMILSPLVGFSLAALIMIAIYWIFRNSQPGRTNRGFRYAQTVSAAAMALGHGLQDAQKTMGVIFLALVVGGFAQPTDPIPQWVILAAAGAISLGTYAGGWRIMRTLGRRIIALDPPQGFAAESAAATVLYGAAIGFGAPISTTHTITSAIMGVGATKRLSAVRWGVAGNIVTAWILTIPAAAIVAAVSYFILHAIVE from the coding sequence GTGGACCTCACGCTCGGCCTCGTCATCGGTGTAGTCGTCATCGCCCTGGTCTTCGACTACACCAACGGGTTCCACGACGCGGCGAACGCGATCGCCACCTCCGTCTCGACCCGGGCCCTGACCCCCAGGGCCGCGTTGTTCATGGCCGCCGCCATGAACTTCATCGGCGCCCACCTGGGCACCCAGGTCGCCCAGACGGTGGGCAAGGGCATCATCGACGCTCCGGACGGCTCCCACGGCCTGGTCATCGTGGCCGCGGGACTGATCGGGGCGATCACCTGGAACCTGATCACCTGGTACTTCGGCCTGCCCTCCTCCTCCAGTCACGCGCTCATCGGCGGCCTGGTGGGCTCCGCGCTGGCCTCGGCCAGCGTGGTGCACTGGGACGGCGTCCTGGAGAAGGTGGTCATCCCGATGATCCTGTCACCGCTGGTCGGGTTCTCCCTGGCCGCGTTGATCATGATCGCAATATATTGGATCTTCCGCAACAGCCAGCCGGGCCGGACCAACCGCGGCTTCCGCTACGCGCAGACCGTCTCGGCCGCCGCCATGGCGCTCGGGCACGGCCTGCAGGACGCGCAGAAGACGATGGGTGTCATCTTCCTGGCGCTCGTCGTCGGCGGGTTCGCCCAGCCCACGGACCCGATCCCGCAGTGGGTGATCCTGGCCGCGGCCGGGGCGATCTCGCTCGGGACGTACGCGGGCGGCTGGCGCATCATGCGCACGCTGGGGCGGCGGATCATCGCGCTGGACCCGCCGCAGGGGTTCGCCGCGGAGTCGGCGGCGGCGACCGTCCTGTACGGGGCCGCCATCGGGTTCGGGGCGCCCATCTCTACCACGCACACGATCACCTCGGCGATCATGGGTGTGGGCGCCACCAAGCGGCTCAGCGCCGTGCGGTGGGGCGTGGCGGGCAACATCGTGACCGCCTGGATCCTGACCATCCCCGCCGCCGCGATCGTGGCGGCCGTCTCCTACTTCATCCTGCACGCCATCGTCGAGTGA
- a CDS encoding purine-cytosine permease family protein: MGTMTVEQNGINAVPEGERHGRPRDLFWPWAGSNLSLFGVAFGVYVVGLGLGVVPAIVAGAIGYALSFLLVGLVAVGGTRSGVPTMTLGRAPFGFHGNKLPTLFSYVSNVGWEIVLVTLAAQSGAEIIKRLGPGLQETAALEPGVPPTTATAICFAVAAVVVIAVGVYGHAMIMVVQRYLTYAFIVLTVVYLVLMVPRLGIGALETTSGAGGWAGGIIFAMTLLGLGWVNCGADYSRYLPAGSPGRSVALWTTLGGALPPLVLLVFGVLLVGGDPTLAEAAGANPVAALAGALPTWFLVPYLLTAVGGFLAGAIMDIYSSGLSMLALGVPVRRHYAVLIDGLLMVLGGYYLLFVSTSFLATFQAFLAIVGVVMAAWVAIFLVDMWRFRAGGRAYDERLLRAGAPALNWQGLVSLVVASIAGLGLITSADPNIARVVGFLMSDELRTGTFGTANIGVVIALVLAGSLYFVITAVVRPRRAVTLSD, encoded by the coding sequence ATGGGCACGATGACGGTCGAGCAGAACGGGATCAACGCGGTACCGGAAGGGGAGCGGCACGGCAGGCCGAGAGACCTGTTCTGGCCCTGGGCGGGCTCGAACCTGTCGCTGTTCGGGGTGGCGTTCGGCGTGTACGTCGTCGGCCTGGGCCTGGGCGTGGTGCCGGCGATCGTGGCCGGGGCGATCGGGTACGCGCTGTCGTTCCTGCTGGTCGGCCTGGTCGCCGTCGGCGGCACCAGGTCGGGGGTGCCGACGATGACGCTGGGCCGGGCGCCGTTCGGCTTCCACGGCAACAAGCTGCCCACCCTGTTCTCGTACGTCTCGAATGTCGGCTGGGAGATCGTGCTCGTCACGCTCGCGGCGCAGAGCGGCGCGGAGATCATCAAACGGCTCGGGCCGGGGCTCCAGGAGACGGCGGCCCTGGAGCCCGGCGTGCCGCCCACGACCGCCACGGCGATCTGCTTCGCCGTCGCGGCGGTGGTGGTGATCGCGGTCGGCGTGTACGGCCACGCGATGATCATGGTGGTGCAGCGCTACCTGACGTACGCGTTCATCGTGCTGACCGTCGTCTACCTGGTCCTCATGGTCCCCAGGCTCGGCATCGGCGCGCTGGAGACCACGTCGGGAGCCGGCGGCTGGGCGGGCGGGATCATCTTCGCCATGACGCTGCTGGGCCTGGGCTGGGTCAACTGCGGCGCCGACTACTCCCGCTACCTGCCGGCCGGCTCCCCGGGGCGCTCGGTGGCCCTGTGGACGACGCTCGGGGGCGCGCTGCCGCCGTTGGTGCTGCTCGTGTTCGGGGTGCTGCTGGTGGGGGGCGATCCCACGCTGGCCGAGGCGGCGGGGGCCAATCCGGTGGCGGCGCTGGCGGGGGCGTTGCCGACCTGGTTCCTGGTGCCGTACCTGCTGACCGCCGTCGGCGGCTTCCTGGCGGGCGCGATCATGGACATCTACTCGTCCGGGCTGTCGATGCTGGCGCTCGGCGTGCCCGTCAGGCGGCACTACGCGGTGCTGATCGACGGGCTGCTCATGGTGCTCGGCGGTTACTACCTGCTGTTCGTCTCCACCAGCTTCCTGGCCACGTTCCAGGCGTTCCTGGCGATCGTCGGGGTGGTGATGGCTGCCTGGGTCGCGATCTTCCTGGTGGACATGTGGCGATTCCGGGCCGGCGGGCGGGCCTACGACGAGCGGCTGCTGCGGGCGGGCGCGCCCGCGCTGAACTGGCAGGGCCTGGTGTCGCTGGTCGTGGCGTCGATCGCGGGGCTGGGGCTGATCACCTCGGCGGATCCGAACATCGCCAGGGTCGTCGGGTTCCTGATGAGCGACGAGCTGCGGACCGGCACGTTCGGGACGGCGAACATCGGGGTGGTGATCGCGCTCGTGCTGGCGGGATCGCTGTACTTCGTGATCACCGCTGTGGTGCGGCCTCGCCGTGCAGTTACGCTTAGTGATTGA
- a CDS encoding NAD-dependent epimerase/dehydratase family protein, producing the protein MRVLVLGGTGFVGRVFVEEALALGWEVTTFNRGRQEPPAGVTVLQGDRTAPGGLAALERGGEWDVVVDTWSWAPSAVRDTATLLAGRAGSYVYVSSRSVYAEPVPFGADESAPVVAASAGDGEADYARNKAGGELGAVAAFGDRALLARAGLIIGPHENVGRLPWWLTRIARGGPVVAPAPADRGIQYIDARDLAVWCLEAAERGVGGAFNLVSPLGSTTMRDVLEACVKVTGSDAELRWIEGERLLAAGVQPWVGLPFWLVGSDYDFMHGGDVGKAVAQGLRLRPVLETVADTWAWLRGLGGKAPQRADRPLKGLDPELEARILGS; encoded by the coding sequence ATGAGGGTTCTGGTGCTGGGTGGCACGGGGTTCGTGGGCCGGGTGTTCGTCGAGGAGGCGCTGGCGCTGGGGTGGGAGGTGACGACGTTCAACCGGGGCAGGCAGGAGCCGCCCGCCGGGGTGACGGTGTTACAGGGTGACCGCACGGCGCCCGGCGGGCTGGCGGCGCTGGAGCGCGGCGGCGAGTGGGACGTCGTGGTGGACACGTGGTCGTGGGCGCCCTCGGCCGTGAGGGACACCGCCACGCTGCTGGCCGGCCGGGCCGGTTCCTACGTCTACGTCTCCAGCAGGTCCGTCTACGCCGAGCCGGTGCCGTTCGGCGCCGACGAGAGCGCGCCCGTGGTGGCGGCCTCGGCCGGCGACGGCGAGGCCGACTACGCGCGCAACAAGGCGGGCGGCGAGTTGGGAGCCGTGGCCGCGTTCGGCGACCGGGCGCTGCTGGCCAGGGCGGGGCTGATCATCGGGCCGCACGAGAACGTCGGGCGGCTGCCGTGGTGGCTGACCAGGATCGCCCGTGGCGGGCCCGTGGTGGCGCCCGCGCCGGCGGATCGCGGCATCCAGTACATCGACGCCCGCGACCTGGCGGTGTGGTGCCTGGAGGCGGCGGAGCGGGGTGTCGGCGGGGCGTTCAACCTGGTGTCCCCGCTGGGCTCGACGACGATGCGGGACGTGCTGGAGGCCTGCGTGAAGGTGACCGGCTCCGATGCCGAGCTGCGCTGGATCGAGGGCGAGCGGTTGCTGGCGGCCGGGGTGCAGCCGTGGGTGGGGCTGCCGTTCTGGCTGGTGGGCAGCGACTACGACTTCATGCACGGCGGTGACGTCGGCAAGGCGGTGGCGCAGGGGCTGCGGTTGCGGCCGGTGCTGGAGACGGTGGCCGACACCTGGGCCTGGCTGCGCGGCCTCGGCGGGAAGGCGCCGCAACGGGCGGATCGGCCGCTCAAGGGCCTCGATCCGGAGCTGGAGGCGCGGATTCTGGGGTCTTGA
- a CDS encoding DUF47 domain-containing protein has translation MRLRLTPREDSYYDLFADSANNLVTASRLLVEIISDGSDREALAEKMRACEHAGDERTHAIMNRLNESFITPFDREDIYRLASNLDDVMDAMEAASDLIVLYQLDHLPKDVVRQVEVLERAAELTAEAMPRLRSMKNLNEYWIEVNRLENQGDQVYRRLLAKLFSGEYDALTVMKMKEVVDALEEAADAFEHVANTVESIAVKES, from the coding sequence GTGCGTCTGCGTCTCACGCCACGTGAGGACAGCTACTACGACCTGTTCGCCGACTCGGCGAACAACCTGGTCACGGCATCCCGTCTGCTGGTGGAGATCATCAGTGACGGCTCGGACAGGGAGGCCCTGGCCGAGAAGATGCGCGCCTGCGAGCACGCCGGCGACGAACGCACCCATGCGATCATGAACCGGCTCAATGAGAGCTTCATCACTCCGTTCGACCGCGAGGACATCTACCGGCTGGCCTCCAACCTCGACGACGTGATGGACGCCATGGAGGCCGCCTCCGACCTCATCGTCCTCTACCAGCTCGACCACCTCCCCAAGGACGTCGTGCGCCAGGTGGAGGTGCTGGAGCGGGCGGCCGAGCTGACCGCCGAGGCGATGCCGCGCCTGCGGTCGATGAAGAACCTCAACGAGTACTGGATCGAGGTCAACCGCCTGGAGAACCAGGGCGACCAGGTCTATCGGAGGCTGCTGGCCAAGCTGTTCAGCGGTGAGTACGACGCTCTCACCGTCATGAAGATGAAGGAGGTCGTCGACGCCCTCGAAGAGGCGGCCGACGCCTTCGAGCACGTGGCCAACACCGTCGAGTCGATCGCGGTCAAGGAAAGCTAG
- the mshD gene encoding mycothiol synthase produces MGAHVKIRERLGDRDVAEVLDVVEKATEADGVRPLNEHVMLHLRYGGDPHARSLLLSTDDGTLAGYAHVDPTDEVEGPSVELVIHPAHRRQGHGARLLRAVLELTGGTVRLWAHGDHAGAGALAASFGFERVRSLWQMRRSLFAPLASYTLPDGVTLRAFVPGRDEEAWLKVNAAAFAHHPEQGAWTMDDLLLREQEPWFDPEGFILAFRGDRLAGFHWTKIHGSSDHGHEPLGEVYVVGVDPSQQGTGLGRSLTLAGLNHLRSRGLAQAMLYVDETNTAAIRLYESLGFNRWDVDVMYAPA; encoded by the coding sequence GTGGGTGCGCACGTGAAGATCAGGGAACGGCTGGGCGACCGTGACGTCGCCGAGGTGCTGGACGTCGTCGAGAAGGCCACCGAGGCGGACGGCGTCCGCCCGCTCAACGAGCACGTGATGCTCCATCTCCGCTACGGCGGTGATCCGCACGCCAGGTCGTTGCTGTTGTCGACCGACGACGGCACGCTGGCGGGCTACGCGCACGTGGACCCGACCGACGAGGTCGAGGGCCCGAGCGTGGAGCTGGTCATCCACCCCGCCCACCGCAGGCAGGGCCATGGCGCGCGGCTGCTGCGTGCCGTGCTGGAGCTGACGGGAGGCACCGTGCGGCTGTGGGCGCACGGCGACCACGCCGGAGCGGGCGCGCTGGCCGCGTCCTTCGGCTTCGAGCGGGTCCGCTCCCTGTGGCAGATGCGCCGCTCCCTGTTCGCCCCGCTGGCGTCCTACACGCTCCCGGACGGGGTGACGCTGCGCGCGTTCGTGCCCGGGCGCGACGAGGAGGCCTGGCTCAAGGTGAACGCCGCCGCCTTCGCCCACCACCCCGAGCAGGGCGCGTGGACGATGGACGACCTGCTGCTGCGCGAGCAGGAGCCCTGGTTCGACCCCGAGGGCTTCATCCTGGCCTTCCGCGGCGACCGGCTGGCCGGCTTCCACTGGACGAAGATCCACGGCTCCTCCGACCACGGCCACGAGCCGCTGGGCGAGGTCTACGTGGTCGGCGTGGACCCCTCCCAGCAGGGCACCGGCCTGGGCCGCTCGCTGACGCTGGCGGGCCTGAACCACCTGCGCTCGCGTGGTCTCGCCCAGGCGATGCTGTACGTGGACGAGACCAACACGGCGGCGATCAGGCTGTACGAGTCCCTCGGGTTCAACCGGTGGGACGTGGACGTGATGTACGCTCCCGCGTGA